Proteins co-encoded in one Campylobacter ornithocola genomic window:
- the tgt gene encoding tRNA guanosine(34) transglycosylase Tgt, translated as MEFEVQYKSANARACRIKTTHSEILTPIFMPVGTLAVIKSLDAIDMSEILNAKIILANTYHLYLRPGSKVIKQMGGLHGFSKFNGSFLTDSGGFQAFSLSKNSKPDEKGIQFKSHIDGSLHYFTPQSVLDAQYDFNSDIMMILDDLVALPASKERIELSLKRTIKWAKEAIDYHKLKQSQGVGIGQNIFGIIQGGTDFEARKICSQALCEMDFDGLAIGGLSVGEENEVMYDTVEAMMPYVDNNRPRYLMGVGTPEDLVENVARGVDMFDCVMPTRNARNGTLFTSFGKFNIKKAEFITDHAPIDNKCSCYTCKNFSRAYLNHLFKAKELTFFRLASIHNLHYYLNLVKQMREAIIKDEFENFRKEFYRQRIC; from the coding sequence ATGGAATTTGAAGTTCAATATAAAAGTGCAAATGCTAGAGCTTGTCGTATAAAAACTACACATAGTGAAATTTTAACTCCCATTTTTATGCCAGTTGGAACTTTGGCTGTGATTAAAAGCTTAGATGCTATTGATATGAGTGAGATTTTAAATGCAAAAATTATTTTAGCAAATACTTATCATTTGTATTTAAGACCAGGATCTAAGGTGATTAAACAAATGGGTGGCTTGCATGGTTTTAGTAAATTTAATGGGTCTTTTTTAACAGATAGTGGAGGCTTTCAAGCTTTTTCTTTAAGTAAAAATTCAAAACCTGATGAAAAAGGAATTCAATTTAAAAGTCATATTGATGGAAGTTTGCATTATTTTACTCCACAAAGTGTTTTAGATGCACAATATGATTTTAACTCAGATATTATGATGATTTTAGATGATTTAGTAGCCTTACCTGCAAGTAAAGAAAGGATAGAACTTTCTTTAAAACGCACTATAAAATGGGCAAAAGAAGCTATTGATTATCATAAATTAAAGCAAAGTCAAGGTGTGGGAATAGGGCAAAATATCTTTGGCATTATCCAAGGTGGTACTGATTTTGAAGCCAGAAAAATTTGTTCTCAAGCACTTTGTGAGATGGATTTTGATGGTCTTGCTATAGGTGGTTTGAGTGTAGGAGAGGAAAATGAGGTTATGTATGATACGGTTGAAGCTATGATGCCTTATGTAGATAACAATCGTCCTAGATATTTAATGGGAGTTGGCACACCTGAAGATTTAGTAGAAAATGTGGCAAGAGGTGTGGATATGTTTGATTGTGTGATGCCAACAAGAAACGCAAGAAATGGAACTTTGTTTACTAGTTTTGGTAAATTTAATATTAAAAAAGCAGAATTTATCACTGATCATGCCCCTATAGATAATAAATGTTCTTGTTATACATGTAAAAACTTTTCAAGAGCTTATTTGAATCATTTATTTAAAGCTAAAGAATTAACCTTTTTTAGACTTGCAAGTATTCATAATTTGCATTACTATCTAAATTTGGTAAAGCAAATGCGTGAAGCTATTATCAAAGATGAATTTGAAAATTTTAGAAAAGAATTTTATAGGCAACGAATATGCTAA
- a CDS encoding acetyl-CoA carboxylase subunit A: MIHKILIANRGEIAVRVIRACRDLHIKSVAVYTEPDYECLHVKVADEAYRIGTDAIRGYLDSKRIVEIAKACGADAIHPGYGFLSENYEFAKECEEAGIIFIGPKSDVIRKMGNKNIARYLMKKNGIPVVPGTEKLNHCTLEEIKLQALKIGYPVILKASGGGGGRGIRVVHKEEDLEKSFEACKREALSFFKNDEVFMEKYVINPRHIEFQILADNYGNIIHLCERDCSIQRRHQKIIEIAPCPSISEKLRKTIGVTAVAAAKAVGYTNVGTVEFLLDDYNRFYFMEMNTRIQVEHPITEEITGIDLITRQIRIANGEILDLEQSDIKPRGFAIEARITAENVWKNFIPSPGKITEYFPALGPSVRVDSHLYKDYTVPPYYDSLLAKLIVKGSSYDSAVNRLERALKEFVIDDIRTTVPFLIAITKIREFRRGYFDTSFIETHMEELLEKTEDRHQENKEEVIVAIAAALQKIKESRQS, from the coding sequence ATGATACATAAGATTTTAATAGCCAATAGAGGTGAGATTGCAGTAAGGGTGATTCGTGCTTGTAGAGACTTACATATAAAAAGCGTTGCTGTTTATACTGAGCCTGATTATGAGTGTTTGCATGTGAAAGTTGCTGATGAAGCTTATAGGATAGGAACTGATGCTATAAGAGGATATTTAGATAGTAAAAGAATAGTTGAAATCGCTAAAGCTTGTGGAGCTGATGCTATACATCCTGGATATGGTTTTCTAAGTGAAAATTATGAATTTGCAAAAGAATGTGAAGAAGCAGGGATTATCTTCATAGGACCAAAATCAGATGTTATCCGTAAAATGGGTAATAAAAATATAGCAAGATATTTAATGAAAAAAAATGGAATTCCTGTAGTTCCTGGAACTGAAAAATTAAATCATTGTACTTTGGAAGAAATTAAACTTCAAGCTTTAAAAATAGGTTATCCTGTAATTTTAAAAGCTAGCGGTGGAGGTGGCGGTAGAGGTATACGCGTTGTGCATAAAGAAGAGGATTTAGAAAAATCTTTTGAAGCTTGTAAAAGAGAAGCACTTAGTTTTTTTAAAAATGATGAAGTTTTTATGGAAAAATATGTTATCAACCCAAGACATATTGAGTTTCAAATTTTAGCAGATAATTATGGTAATATTATTCATCTTTGCGAAAGAGATTGTTCAATCCAAAGAAGGCATCAAAAAATCATTGAAATAGCACCTTGTCCAAGTATTTCAGAAAAATTAAGAAAAACCATAGGTGTTACTGCGGTAGCTGCTGCAAAGGCTGTGGGCTATACTAATGTTGGGACTGTCGAGTTTTTACTTGATGATTATAATAGATTTTATTTCATGGAGATGAATACAAGAATTCAAGTAGAACATCCAATTACTGAAGAAATCACAGGAATTGATCTTATCACAAGGCAAATTCGTATAGCAAATGGAGAAATTTTAGATCTTGAGCAAAGCGATATTAAGCCAAGAGGTTTTGCTATAGAAGCAAGGATTACAGCTGAAAATGTGTGGAAAAATTTCATTCCAAGCCCAGGTAAAATTACTGAGTATTTCCCAGCTTTAGGGCCATCTGTAAGAGTAGATAGTCATTTATATAAAGACTATACGGTGCCACCTTATTATGATTCTTTGCTTGCAAAACTAATCGTTAAAGGCTCAAGCTATGATAGTGCAGTTAATAGACTTGAGAGAGCTTTAAAAGAATTTGTGATCGATGATATTAGAACAACTGTGCCATTTTTGATTGCAATTACTAAAATAAGAGAATTTAGAAGAGGATATTTTGATACGTCTTTCATAGAAACACACATGGAAGAGCTTTTGGAAAAAACAGAAGATAGACACCAAGAAAACAAAGAAGAAGTAATTGTTGCTA
- a CDS encoding CorA family divalent cation transporter: protein MLNDTLKQIINNINISNAYYEFDEFDIFMLDVAKKSRNIFVFKDSQIFEYKDEKLILFSNAEFIAILKEILQNEKEKNNTINLSIEKREELILEHKKVKNFLTKYFVLKVKLGKSSKIVSSVLEACRICHSRQHFIKKNLKTVILNLAILERNIKDNIVRLEGIYTYINTARSEKINKNIYFLSIISAIFLPLNLIVGFFGMNTKNLFLSENEYGTYYILTTILVIFFILFLWYQFKDKKELDLDEFSAKKK, encoded by the coding sequence ATGCTAAATGATACTTTAAAGCAAATTATAAATAATATTAACATATCAAATGCTTATTATGAATTTGATGAATTTGACATTTTTATGTTGGATGTTGCCAAAAAGTCTAGAAATATTTTTGTCTTTAAAGATAGTCAAATTTTTGAATACAAAGATGAAAAATTAATTTTATTTTCTAATGCAGAATTTATAGCTATATTAAAAGAGATTTTGCAAAATGAAAAAGAAAAAAATAACACTATTAATCTTTCTATAGAAAAAAGAGAAGAGCTAATTTTAGAGCATAAAAAAGTAAAAAATTTCTTAACTAAGTATTTCGTATTAAAAGTTAAGCTTGGTAAAAGTTCTAAAATTGTTTCTTCTGTACTTGAGGCTTGTAGAATTTGTCATAGCAGGCAACATTTTATAAAGAAAAATTTAAAAACAGTTATTCTAAATTTAGCAATTTTAGAAAGAAATATTAAAGATAATATCGTAAGACTAGAAGGAATATATACTTATATTAATACTGCAAGAAGTGAGAAAATTAATAAAAATATTTATTTTTTAAGTATTATTTCTGCTATTTTTTTGCCTTTGAATTTAATTGTTGGTTTTTTTGGAATGAATACTAAAAATTTATTTTTATCTGAGAATGAATATGGAACTTATTATATTTTGACTACAATTTTAGTTATATTTTTTATTTTATTTTTATGGTATCAATTTAAAGATAAAAAAGAACTAGATTTAGATGAATTTTCTGCAAAAAAGAAATGA
- a CDS encoding pyridoxal phosphate-dependent aminotransferase, giving the protein MLSQRSQNLGESLTLVMTDIAKTLKANGEKVIGFSAGEPDFDTPKVIKEAAISAIEKGCGAYTPVVGIKEVIEAIQYKFEKDNNLNYKTNEIITNVGAKHSLFLAIECLIEEDDEVIIPSPYWVSYPEMVKFAGGTPVFIEGEAKNGFKITPEQLKQAITPKTKVLMFNSPSNPTGAIYSKEEITALAKVLEGTKIVVLSDEIYEKLVYDGEFCAFAQVSEDALNRTVSINGLSKCGAMPGWRFGYMASKMSEFNNAVKKLQGQSTSNICSIIQHAALPALLGKADGDIEMMRQAFLKRRDIACEILSKSEKLKLEQIPQGAFYLFISCKEIDNDSMRFCKRLLEEQKVALVPGIGFGMEGYFRLSYATNEKDITEGCEKIVEFVKNY; this is encoded by the coding sequence ATGCTAAGTCAAAGATCTCAAAATTTAGGAGAATCCTTAACTTTAGTAATGACTGATATAGCCAAAACTTTAAAAGCAAATGGTGAGAAAGTCATTGGTTTTTCAGCAGGTGAGCCTGATTTTGATACTCCAAAGGTGATTAAAGAAGCTGCGATTAGTGCTATTGAAAAAGGTTGTGGGGCTTATACTCCAGTTGTGGGTATAAAAGAAGTTATAGAGGCTATACAATATAAATTCGAAAAAGACAATAATCTTAATTATAAAACAAATGAGATTATTACCAATGTAGGTGCCAAACACTCTTTGTTTTTGGCGATTGAATGTTTGATTGAAGAAGATGATGAGGTTATTATACCAAGTCCATATTGGGTAAGCTATCCCGAAATGGTAAAATTTGCAGGTGGAACTCCAGTTTTTATAGAGGGTGAAGCAAAAAATGGTTTTAAAATAACTCCTGAGCAATTAAAGCAAGCTATCACTCCAAAAACAAAGGTTTTGATGTTTAATTCCCCATCAAATCCTACGGGTGCTATATATTCTAAAGAAGAAATTACTGCTTTAGCTAAGGTTTTAGAGGGAACTAAAATTGTAGTTTTAAGTGATGAAATTTATGAAAAATTAGTATACGATGGTGAATTTTGTGCTTTTGCACAAGTTAGTGAAGATGCTTTAAATAGAACTGTAAGTATTAATGGTCTTAGTAAATGTGGTGCTATGCCAGGATGGCGTTTTGGTTATATGGCAAGTAAAATGAGTGAGTTTAACAATGCTGTTAAAAAATTACAAGGCCAAAGCACTTCTAATATATGCTCTATCATTCAACATGCTGCCCTACCAGCTTTACTTGGAAAAGCAGATGGTGATATTGAAATGATGAGACAAGCGTTTTTAAAACGTAGAGATATAGCGTGTGAGATTTTATCTAAAAGTGAGAAATTAAAATTAGAGCAAATTCCTCAAGGAGCTTTTTATTTATTTATCTCTTGTAAAGAAATTGATAATGATTCTATGAGATTTTGCAAAAGATTATTAGAAGAGCAAAAAGTAGCTTTAGTACCGGGCATAGGTTTTGGCATGGAAGGGTATTTTAGACTTTCTTATGCAACTAATGAAAAAGACATCACTGAAGGTTGTGAAAAAATTGTTGAATTTGTAAAAAACTACTGA